The Oryza brachyantha chromosome 7, ObraRS2, whole genome shotgun sequence genomic interval TGATCCAACAAATcccaaggttaaaaaaatacacgaaAAGATGAAAGGGGAAGATCAATGGAAGCTGCATTTGCTCAACCTGATCAAACTTTTTATAGGTATTTACTAGTACTAGATTTCAGATATCCTTGTCTTTGACTCGATCGACAGAATGGCATGCTAATCCTAAGGTAAATTTCAGTTAATATTTGTGCTGACACGAACTAGCGAGCACAGAAATCCCTAACgagaaaagaaataagagataaagttaGTTTTCGTGGTCAGTGAAAACTAACTTGGAATCCTAATTGAATTAGCTCCTTAAACATCTCCAACTGTGTACCAACTGTGTACCAAACATGCTTCCAAAAGGAATTTCTTTTGATTAATGTTAAAAACATGGTACCCAACGGAGATCCAAACTTATTCTTAGAATATTCCCACTCTCAATAGTAGTCCAAAAGTAAACCAGATCTAGAGAAACAAATTCGGGTTCCCAATCCATCTAGAGAAACAatcctcattttttttgccaactaactatttttaaaacctAACTTTTAGGTTCCTATTGGAGTAGGAGGAGGTAATTTTAgacccattattttttaaaggtCTTCAATATAAGGTTTTTAcaacttaatttttatatagttctCTATTAGAGATGGAGATGTTCTTAGCGCACCATTATCTAAATATTAGAGGAGAGGACGTCTAGATATCGAAGCctcaaaacccaaaaattataaaaggtctaaaaaaaacccaaaaagaaaaagactaAGGGTCAAGATGAACCTAGgctttgtttttctgttaCCTGTTGGGCACGTGTTGGTGTTCTTTGGTTGGGCTTTTAACAGGCCCAGCCCAAAGCCCGACTTGGCGCTTTATTTGAACAAGCCTATGTCCCTCCATATCTATTCCGTTAGGTGAgcatcatattttctaaaaagatGGTTCAAATTTGAGTTAgaaatagctatattttgtgaGATACCGAGTATAGCAACTCATAATTCAAAGGTTATAAAGCACCATTCATATAGGCTAAAGTCCCTAATGTTAAAAGAatatttgccaaaaaaatagttatcttTCCACCCGTAAACTCATTTAGTATCTGGGGTCATttatgaaagaaaataaaatttacaatgGTTCATGGTCCTTTTGATTGAAATTATTGGACATATGGTTGCCACGGACTATCTACTTgattataaaactaaattaaatattttaagatacaAACTTAGCAgatgtattaaaataaatgatctaAAGAATACAGTAGAAGAAAGttctttaagaaaaatatatttgttaaagCATGGTGCAAATAATTGTTTCAACAATCCGGTTGAGTAACCTGAAAATAGGCTGGCCTAtggttttatttaatatgGACAGAACTATTTAATTTACAAATGCCATGTTTGCACAATTAAAAAGGTGTGAAAACAGAGCCAACCGTTGAACTGCTCTCAACCTGATGCCTTGTATGATATCAGAAAGTTAGCTTGTGTTGACTGCTGTCCCTAATGCTTAATAAGGGATTGATAATTAAACTTGCCAAAGAAGAACACACATGACATGTATGCTGATCTAATCATAGGTGAGCTAACCAAAGAAGAACCATGCAACACATCGCTCCATCTCTATCAACACCAGATCATCTCTTCTTCTTAAccaataattaacaaatactCCTAAATTCTTGCAGACAGTTAGGAAGGTGAACAACTAATGTGAAGCTTTGGCCATGCAATTAACTTTTGTGAGCTATAAATGTTGTCATATATTGCCCATGTTTTTGCATCAAACAACCCTAGAATTTCTTAGGGATAAGacacttatttttagtctcttgttccatcgaatatttggacgcttattataaatagtaaacgttaactattaataaaacctatttataatcttgggctaatttgcgagacgaatctattgagcctaactaatccatgattagtctatgtgatgctacaataaacatgctctaattatggattaattaggcttaaaaaattcgtctcgtgaattaccactcatttatgaaattattttttattaatttatatttaatacttcaaattaatatcCAAACTTTTTATTCCCATCTAAATAACCCCTTACTTAGTTAATCCAGTACAGTACTAAGCTACTAGCTGTGTTATAagtgtagctagctagctcagtGATTCAAGCATTTCAATGGCTTCCAGCTCGAGCTTCCTCGCGACGGCCATTACCGTGGCCGTTGTGCTCCTAGTGGGCAACGGCAGCACCGGCCACGCGGCGCgacgcctcgccgccgacacgaccgaggcgccggcgccggctgccGCAGTTCCGGCCATCCCGAAACCGACTGTCCCCACCGTGCCGGCGGTGACGTTGCCGCCGATGCCCGTGGTGCCCGGCGTGCCAAAGGCGACGACGCTGCCACCGATGCCCGCCATGCCGACTGTGCCGGCGGCGACACTGCCGCCGATGCCCGCGGTGgttcccggcgccggcgtgccggCGGTGCCAAAGttgtcgctgccgccgatgccGTCGATCCCGGCGGTGACGCTGCCACCGATGCCCGCCGTCCCCGGCGTGCCGATGCCGTTCCTCGCGCCACCTCCCAAGGCGTAAACCTAGCTAGGTAGCGTGGTGCTCGACGCATGTCacgatgtgtgtgtgtttatgCTGTTCCGTTTGTGTGTCAATTaattgtaagtttttttttctttttcttttttggcatGGCGTGTGGAGTAGATGTTTTGTCATTCTTTCATGTATGTACAATATGGACTTTGTGCTTAATTGAGTGCTGGAATCGATTTGGTGTAATTAAGTTTCTTCACAATAATTGCTAGATTGTTTATGTTCTAATACTTGTCGTTCTGGACGAGGCTAAAATCAAATAGCTGTGAGTATGAATAACTTTAAAACTATTTACTTTAGAAACATGGAGATTAATCTTGaaatttaattcatatatttattatgttttatatattgtagTAGAAATAGCGGACAAAGTTGTTTTATAAAGATCAGTATTATAGAATTAGAGGAGTATGGTATTAAATTCGCTAGGTAGACTGATCGTCacgtaaaaatgaaaattctaTCCATATCGTAAAGATTCAACAAGTCCGAAGTAtgccacaatttttttttggcatactGTGAACTCTGGGTAGAATTAGCTAGTACTttctccatccctaaatgtttaatgttattgattttttttatatatgtttgactatttgtcttattcaaaatatttatataattattaattatttttatactattttatttattattaaatatatattttttcatatatatatataactttacatattttacaaaagaatttaaataaaacgaacggtcaaacatgtgtcaaaaagtcaacggcgttaagCATTTAGAGACAGAGAACGGCGTTAAGCATTTAGAGACAGAGATAGTATTATTGTACAAACTTGTACAAAGTGAGGGTAGCTAAACTGGCTAGGTTTCTTGCAATCGAACATCTATCGACTGTCCACCTATGTTCAGGTCCTAAACTTACACACGTGCTTTCTACAGCAACAACGAGATTGACGAAAAGATATGCATGTGGGCAAACATAAAAACTTATTCTGTTTGACGTTTAAGACTGATTCGGTTAAACTTTCACAATTCTCAGAgtaaataatttcttaaacacatcatttttttttcgaagttttgttcgtaaAAATGAGGGCGAAAGAGTAAATGTTCATGGCCGTGAGGGAGCATTCGGCCTGTCTAACAGTGAAGACCTTTCAATTTCAATTTTAGACTTTCAGGCCCACTAAGCCCAACTCCATGGAACACGGTGGGGAAAGAGTTCACCTGCATCATGTTTGAGGACACTAATTTTTCATTCTTTCAGGCCTGGCCTTTTCTGATGAGAACTCCAAGTGAAATTGTCATGTGAGCTAAGAGCATTGTAAataactcatctaaatttagtcatctatatcttcatttggatgatcatctaaaacagttttatacttcatatctctttgtactctatccaatcatgtatatatgacatcctctatatttttttaaggatggatACAGATCATCCTAAcctggatgacatctaaaaatagacgATAGGATGgtcgttctgttggagctcaatttatagtctccatcctctattttcagaacGAATGATAGGATAAATGAACTATTGAGGATGCTTTAAATTGCTAAGTACTTTTCCAAAAGGGCATTTGGCGTGCATTCCTTCTGCTATATCTAATCCCCTGTTTCCTAGATTTAGAAACAATAATTGAATTGTTAGCTTAGACAATCATTTACTGAATATGGATTTCATCtaaatactcttttttttggcatatcatctaaatactcattaaaaaatttaaaatatttaataaaatatattaatatcagATATCACCtcataaatatgtaatatcaaatttgacttctatGAGTTgtgaaagaaacaaattaactttttttttgcggggaagaaacaaattaacttgaaACTAGTGCATGCATATTCAtagttaaatttgttattataattgtgatttttataagtcaaatttaaacttgcatttatatgtttatggaGTTACATtctcttatattaatttatctatcaCTATTTAGACGTGGCACGTAAGAAATAAGTGTATatacatgaaaataatttcCCTTTCGCTAACTGCTTCTCAGCTCAATATGCATCACACCATGTGAACCATACCAACGTAGAATAGCTGAAAGTTACCTGGATTTTGTATTTTAGCCCGGATTGGTTTGGGCCGTCCATTCAGATATCGCAGCAgcatcgaattttttttgaaacaatgtTATTTTAATGGAAATCGTAAAAGTAGAGCCCATCCCATGAAAATCACAAATTTAACGCTCTGTCGAACGATGGGTATTCGATTGGAAACTGTTGTTGTTCGACAGGGACCCTATCGAACACTCACCGTTCGACGGAGCCCACCACCTGACGCTACGCGGCCTGTCAAACTACTACATGCCGATAGTGCCCTTCCACTGCCTGTTCGACAGGCCTCTCCCGTGACCCTGTCGATGATGGCTCCTGTTGAGAGCTTATTGAACAGGGGGCAGTTCGACAGATGCCGTCGAACTCGTAGCCTCCAATTTCTTTTTCAGTCGACTGATGGCCGTTCGATACAGGGCCTATCGAACTACGGCAGTTCGAAAGGATCTTAAATTTGCGATTTTCCTCTGAtgatttctaattttattattttcattaaataacattatttctcaaaaaaaattctagcaGCATCACGCATGTTACTCACGACACGTTGCAGCATCAACTATACCgcgagatttttaaaaaatatatatatttaaaaaataatcgtTTCGCCTTCCGCGCGCTACCGCGACCGCGACGCCTCGTCGCGGCCTTGGTGGTAGAGTACAAGAAGGAGCCAAAGCTTCGCCTCCACTCCACGCAGccacacacgcacgcaccaCACCAGccccgcgcgtcgccgtccggCGAGGcagcctccccctcctcctggCCACGCACGGGGGTAGCAGCTAGGTGAGGTGATCAGGTGAACAATGGCGGCGATGGCACTGCAGGTGgtggccggcagcggcggcggccagctcATCCCCGTGGTTGGACCAGCCGCTCatcggcgggcgcgggcggcggcgttgaGGCTGCCACGCGCGGTGGcgtcggacgcggcggcgaaggtggGCGAGGAGGAAGGCAAGGTGAGGCTGGGCGGGTCGGACGTGGCGGTGACCAAGCTCGGCATCGGCGCCTGGTCGTGGGGCGACACCACCTACTGGAACGACTCCGAGTGGGACGGTGCGTACCACTTCAGTTCAATCCATCCATGATTCCATCCATCAATCCGTCGAATTGTTCAAGCA includes:
- the LOC121055044 gene encoding formin-2-like, whose translation is MASSSSFLATAITVAVVLLVGNGSTGHAARRLAADTTEAPAPAAAVPAIPKPTVPTVPAVTLPPMPVVPGVPKATTLPPMPAMPTVPAATLPPMPAVVPGAGVPAVPKLSLPPMPSIPAVTLPPMPAVPGVPMPFLAPPPKA